In Pseudomonas abieticivorans, the genomic window GTGCCTGGAGCGGTGTTCAGCGGCACATGCTTTATAATTTTCAATACGCGTTGGAACTTGACCGTCTGCGTACCGTTCTGGGCAGGACCGGTCAGCACATTGACGGTTTGAAACCAGCCTCGGTCCTTTTTATTGGCGACCAATGTCTGGCTCATGGCTTCAAATCGGTCGAGCCGGGTAAAACCCCAAAGTGTTTGTTCCTGAACCGCTTTACCCGGCAGGCTAGAGCCGGTGAAGACAAATAAGTTGATGGCCGGATTATCTTCACAAAAGAAGTCATACGGGACCAGGCCGTCAATCATCTTCTTGCCGGATACAAAGCCCTTTTTATGCACGAGAAACATCGCCACCTCCACGAAAACTTTAGCCGCAAAGTTTAACGAGGGGTGGCGTACAGGGCCGTCAAGCCAATGTAATTTCGTGTAAAGAAGTACTGATCATGGCCGCAAAGGCAGGTGGATTTTCACCATCAGGCCACCGGTGGGCGGGTTAAGCGCAACAATGCTGCCGCCGTGCATTTCCACCGCACGCTGGGCAATCGCCAGGCCCAGGCCGAAGCCTGCGCCTGGCTCGTCCAGGCCGCGCTCAAAAGGCTGGAAAATACGCGTGAGCCTGCCGCCTTCAACCCCTGGACCCTGGTCGGCGATACGCACCGTCAAGCCCAGGGTATCGACCTGCGTGGTGATGCACACCGCGGTGTGCGGCGCGGTATGGCGCACGGCATTGCGGATGACATTCTCAAAGCACCGGTACAGCAACTCGCCACTGACCCGGCTGATAAAAGCGCCTTGGGCGTGCAACTGCACGTGGCAGTGTTTGATGTCGGCTTCGAACTGGGCGTCCTCGGCGATCACCGCCAGCAGTTCGATCATATCCAGCGGTTCGCTTTCAAGGCTATCGGGACGCCCCTGCAGACGTGCCAGGGTCAGCAGCTCTTCGATCAATGTGTCGATGCGCTCGGACTCGCGCTCGATGCGCCCGAGCATTTCTTCCCGCGCAGGCTCCTGGCGCAGCAGGCCGATGGCCGCCTGCATGCGCGTCAACGGCGAGCGCAGTTCATGGGAGATGTCGTGCAGCAGGTTCTGCTGGGCATCCACCAGCAAGCGCAGCTGATTGGCCATGCGGTCGCAGTCTTCGGCCAGGTCGACGATTTCATCCCGTCGCGTGCCCATCATCGGCTTGACCCGAGTGTCGAAACGGCCCTGAGCCACATCGCTCATGGCCCGGCGCAGGTACACCAACGGCCAGGCCAGGTAGAAGGCCATGTAACCACTGAACAGCGCGCTCATCACCGTGCCGATGATCAACGGCACGGCGCGCCCGGGTCGTCGGTCACGGTCAATGCCGGGGTCCAGGGTAGACCGGATAGAAAGCCTGTCGCCCTCTTTGCTCAACACTGTTTTCTCAAAAGCCGGCACAGGTATCGGCACCCCGGCCACTACGTTGCCAGCACTGTCATACACGCCAATGGCCTGGCCGGTGGGCGGCTGCGCCACTGCCAGCAATTGCTGGCCCGCCTGCAATCCGTACTGGGCCAATAACTGCTCCTCACTGTGCAACGTGGCCTCCAGGTGCGGATCAGCGGGCACGAAGCTGCCGAGCACCAACAACCCCAACCCCACCAGGAAGGTCAGCGTGGTGGCCAGCCAAAAGGCCAGGAATAGCTTGAGGAACAGCCGGCTGGGCTTGATCATTCGGCGATCAACAGGTAGCCCAGGCCACGCACGCTCTGTATCCAGGCCTTGGTGTCGGGGCGCGGGCCAAGCTTTTGGCGGATGCTGCTGATGTGCACGTCGATGCGTCGGTCGTAGCGAGTGAGCGGCCGGCCCAGGGCGTTCAGCGACAGGTCCTGCTTGCTCACCACCTGGCCGGCCTGGCGGGCCAAGGCTTCGAGCAGGCTGAACTCGGTGCTGGTCAGTTCAAGCTGCTGCCCGCCCCATTGGGCCTGGCGCTTACCCGGCCACAGGGCCAGCGTGCCGGTCCTGACCACCTCGCTTGCAGGCGGCTCCAACGGTTGCACCCGTCGCAAGATGGCGCGCAGGCGCGCCACCAACTCGCCCGGCGAGCTGGGCTTGGGCACATAGTCGTCGGCGCCCAGTTCAAGGCCGGTGATCTTGTCGATGTTGTCGCCGCGCGCGGTCAGCAGCACCACCGGCACCTGGCTGCTGACGCGGATACGCCGCAGCACTTCAATACCGGACAGGCGCGGCAACATCACGTCCAGCACCACGATCGCGTAGCGCCCGGACAACGCCTGCACCTCGCCCTCTTCGCCGGTGTGCACCGCGGTTGCGGCAAAGCCTTCGCGCTCCAGGTACTGGGCGAGCAAGGTGGTCAACTCCTGGTCATCGTCGACTAGCAATACGGGAATCATGGTGGGCTCTGGGCGGTGAGTCGTCACAGTGTAAAGCCAAGCGCCATCACCGCTGGCAAACCTTTACCTAACTTGACATTGGGTTAACCGCACCAAACGCCCCGCGCTTTTATGCTGGCGCTCCACTCGCCGGGCCGTTGGGTGCGCCCGGTTTTCCGGCGAGTTCCCTTGGCGCGCCCGCGCTGCTTGTCGATGTGTCCTGGAAAACGATCTTGATGAATTTTACGCGCCTGCTCTGCTCGGTTGCGCTGCTGCTCAATGCCACACTTGCGCACGCCCAAGGCTTCAAAATCTCCGATATCCGCGTCAACGGCCTGCAGCGGGTCTCTGCCGGCAGCGTGTTCGCCGCCCTGCCCCTGAACGTCGGCGACGAGGCCGATGACCAGCGGCTGGTGGAGTCCACCCGCGCACTGTTCAAGACCGGCTATTTCCAGGACATCCAGTTGGGCCGCGACGGCAACGTGCTGATCATCACCGTGGTGGAGCGCCCCTCGGTGGCCGACATCGTGATCGAGGGCAACAAGGCCATCAGCACCGAGGACTTGATCAAGGGGCTCAAGCAATCGGGCCTGGCCGAGGGCGAAATCTTCCAGCGCGCCACCCTGGAAAGCGTGCGCAACGAACTGCAACGCCAATACGTCGCCCAGGGCCGTTACTCGGCCACGGTCGACAGCGAGGTGGTGCCGCAACCGCGCAACCGCGTGCAACTGAAAATCAAGATCGACGAAGGCACCGTTGCCGCCATCAAGCACATCAACATCGTCGGCAACTCGGTGTTCAGCGAAGCCGAACTGGTCGATGAGTTTCAGTTGAAAACCAGCAACTGGCTGTCGTTTTTCAAAAACGATGACAAGTACGCGCGCGAAAAACTGTCTGGCGACCTGGAACGGCTGCGCTCCTACTACCTTGACCGTGGCTACATCAACATGGACATCGCCTCGACCCAGGTGTCGA contains:
- a CDS encoding HAMP domain-containing sensor histidine kinase gives rise to the protein MIKPSRLFLKLFLAFWLATTLTFLVGLGLLVLGSFVPADPHLEATLHSEEQLLAQYGLQAGQQLLAVAQPPTGQAIGVYDSAGNVVAGVPIPVPAFEKTVLSKEGDRLSIRSTLDPGIDRDRRPGRAVPLIIGTVMSALFSGYMAFYLAWPLVYLRRAMSDVAQGRFDTRVKPMMGTRRDEIVDLAEDCDRMANQLRLLVDAQQNLLHDISHELRSPLTRMQAAIGLLRQEPAREEMLGRIERESERIDTLIEELLTLARLQGRPDSLESEPLDMIELLAVIAEDAQFEADIKHCHVQLHAQGAFISRVSGELLYRCFENVIRNAVRHTAPHTAVCITTQVDTLGLTVRIADQGPGVEGGRLTRIFQPFERGLDEPGAGFGLGLAIAQRAVEMHGGSIVALNPPTGGLMVKIHLPLRP
- a CDS encoding response regulator transcription factor; translated protein: MIPVLLVDDDQELTTLLAQYLEREGFAATAVHTGEEGEVQALSGRYAIVVLDVMLPRLSGIEVLRRIRVSSQVPVVLLTARGDNIDKITGLELGADDYVPKPSSPGELVARLRAILRRVQPLEPPASEVVRTGTLALWPGKRQAQWGGQQLELTSTEFSLLEALARQAGQVVSKQDLSLNALGRPLTRYDRRIDVHISSIRQKLGPRPDTKAWIQSVRGLGYLLIAE